One window of the Eucalyptus grandis isolate ANBG69807.140 chromosome 8, ASM1654582v1, whole genome shotgun sequence genome contains the following:
- the LOC104417811 gene encoding tetraspanin-15, with product MAENANNPTTGTTDAESVTTIVAAVQEEMKPPQESSKEAPNKVEKTRLARIIVGSIAILTFLLSLPVLASIIWLLYMKSYDCESLLRLPKLQIGIGVALLFVFLISNLVVFLRAKAHALGLLVVMVPLILMLTVGLALVGAYKNESKAVIGSPTWLKDKVYNDNYWNYIKSCIYNSRMCDDLAARSLSLKSDDFSAKKLSPIECLIYVMFHVSAAKFGCCRPPVICEMEYVNATYWRRNDHLGVGSDGADDEDCDAWQNDEDVLCYDCMTCKDGFLKVIRNKWWRLGLFLVLMSLLLIVAHLLLFIATVWERFGGM from the exons ATGGCAGAGAACGCCAATAACCCCACCACTGGCACCACTGATGCCGAATCTGTGACCACCATAGTAGCCGCAGTCCAAGAAGAGATGAAGCCGCCACAAGAATCTTCTAAAGAAGCTCCAAACAAGGTGGAAAAGACCAGGCTAGCGAGGATCATTGTAGGCTCAATAGCCATCCTcaccttccttctctctctacccGTCTTAGCCTCTATCATATGGCTTCTCTACATGAAGAGCTATGACTGCGAGAGCCTCCTGAGGCTGCCGAAGCTCCAAATCGGGATCGGCGTTGCCCTGCTCTTCGTGTTCCTGATCAGCAACCTTGTGGTGTTCCTGAGGGCCAAGGCGCATGCCCTAGGCCTCCTTGTGGTCATGGTGCCCCTGATCTTGATGCTCACCGTGGGCCTTGCTTTGGTGGGTGCTTACAAGAATGAGAGCAAGGCTGTGATAGGGTCCCCGACGTGGCTCAAGGACAAGGTCTACAACGACAACTACTGGAATTACATCAAGTCCTGCATCTACAACTCGAGGATGTGCGACGATCTGGCAGCCCGATCTCTCAGCCTCAAGTCGGACGACTTTAGCGCAAAGAAGTTGTCCCCGATCGAG TGCTTAATCTATGTAATGTTTCATGTTTCCGCCGCGAAGTTTGGCTGCTGCAGACCTCCCGTGATCTGCGAAATGGAATACGTCAACGCCACATACTGGAGGAGGAACGACCACCTCGGCGTCGGCTCCGACGGGGCGGACGACGAGGACTGTGACGCGTggcaaaacgacgaggacgtcCTGTGCTACGATTGCATGACGTGCAAGGATGGGTTCTTGAAAGTAATAAGGAACAAGTGGTGGAGGCTGGGGCTGTTCCTGGTGTTGATGTCGCTCTTGCTCATCGTCGCTCACTTGCTATTGTTCATCGCCACCGTATGGGAGCGATTTGGAGGAATGTGA